DNA from Pelobacter propionicus DSM 2379:
CCTGGCCCGCCCCGGCGACGTCACGCGTATTTCGGAGATCCTGGAGGGGATGGGTTATGTCTCCCTGCATCCTCTGTCCGCGGATATCGCGCTCAAGGCTCATCAACACCTGCCCCGCATGGTCAAGGAGGGGCAGGCAGCCTTCGAGATCCACTGGAACCTGACCTCTCCGGGTGAGCGTTACAGCATCGATCCCGAAGAGTTGTGGCGGGGTGTCCTGCCAGTGCGGGTCGCCGGCTGTTCCGCGCTGACCCTGGCCCCCGAGGACTTTCTGTTGCACCTCTGTCTTCACACCTCCCACCAGCACCAGTTTGCCTTCGGCCTGCGCCCCTCCTGCGATATCGCCCAGGTCATCACGCATTTCGCTCCGGATCTCGATTGGGATGCGCTGGTGGAGCGGGCGATGCGTTGGGGGTGGCAACGGGGAGTCTACCTGGCCCTGCTGCTGGCGAAAGAGCTGGCGGGCGCCGATGTTCCTCCCCATGTCCTGGAGATACTGCGCCCCGCAGACATGTCGAAAGAACTCCTCGATACGGCCCGGGCCCAGCTCTTCGGTGACAAGCGTCTTGCGCTCTTGGTTCCCCCGGCCTATGCCGAACTCCTGGAAAGCGCCTGCCTGTACGATAGAATCCGCATCTTCTGGCAACGTCTCTTCCTGCCCAAGAGACTGATCGCTTCCCTGTATTCGGTGCCCGCGGATTCCCTGATGATTTACGGCTGCTATCCTCGTCGTCTCGTTGATGTTCTGTGTCGGCACGGCAACACCCTGAAGAGACACCTGCAAAACGATGCCCCCCTGAAGACTCTGGCCGAACGTACCGTCCGTATTTCTCGCTGGCTGGATGGGTCGGGGTAATGTGTTGGAACACACCTCCTGACGTCAGAATTCATGCCAGCCTATACTTTGCCTTCGAGTGGTGATCGACGGTATACAGCCATGTCGTTCGGACGCCTTTCACTAATCATCTTGGAAAACTTTCGCCATGAACGACCACACCGACTACCTGGACATTCTGGAACGGGAATCTATCCGCGTCATCCGCGAGGCCGTGGCTGAAGCGGAGCGGCCGGTGATGCTCTACTCCATCGGCAAGGACTCATCGGTCATGCTGCACCTGGCCCTCAAGGCCTTCTACCCGTTGACGCTCCCCTTTCCGCTCCTGCACGTGGATACCACCTGGAAGTTCCGCGAGATGATCTCCTTCCGCGAGGAGACCGTGGCCCGTCTGGGGCTGCGGCTGGTCAGCCACACCAACCACAAGGGGCTTAAGCAAGGGATCACCCCCTTCAGCCATGGCAGCCGCGTCTATACCGATATCATGAAGACCGAGGCCCTGC
Protein-coding regions in this window:
- a CDS encoding nucleotidyltransferase domain-containing protein; protein product: MTAPASESPDNRGVTDLQRLLLESLRRDTPLADAGRFSELSPEEWRDFLSLAAEQRVRPLLWHRLREKGLEQAVPVEIVDELRGASRSNTLRNLRLYAELRRLLTALEGEGIPLILLKGIFLAEAVYGDMGLREMNDIDVLARPGDVTRISEILEGMGYVSLHPLSADIALKAHQHLPRMVKEGQAAFEIHWNLTSPGERYSIDPEELWRGVLPVRVAGCSALTLAPEDFLLHLCLHTSHQHQFAFGLRPSCDIAQVITHFAPDLDWDALVERAMRWGWQRGVYLALLLAKELAGADVPPHVLEILRPADMSKELLDTARAQLFGDKRLALLVPPAYAELLESACLYDRIRIFWQRLFLPKRLIASLYSVPADSLMIYGCYPRRLVDVLCRHGNTLKRHLQNDAPLKTLAERTVRISRWLDGSG